The following coding sequences are from one Eptesicus fuscus isolate TK198812 chromosome 7, DD_ASM_mEF_20220401, whole genome shotgun sequence window:
- the LOC103304712 gene encoding olfactory receptor 6C2-like, producing the protein MMRNHTVTTFILLGLTDDPQLKVLIFIFLFFTYMLSVAGNLTIIFLTVIDCHLRTAMYFFLQNFSFLEISFTTACIPRFLYNISTGDKIITYEACAVQIFFTYLFGITEFFLLASMSFDRYVAICKPLHYMTIMNNRVCNRLIISCWMVGLLIIIPPLSLGLDLEFCDSNVIDHFFCDATPLLKISCSDTWFIERMILVCAVLTFIMTLLCVVLSYIYIMMTILRLSSAQQKTKAFSTCSSHMIVVSITYGSCIFIYIKPSAKEEVALNKGVSLLISSISPMLNPFIYTLRNKQVKKALNDSIKRIAFFLKK; encoded by the coding sequence ATGATGAGAAACCACACAGTAACAACATTCATCCTGCTGGGACTGACTGATGACCCACAACTGAAAGTTctgattttcatctttcttttttttacctaCATGTTGAGTGTAGCTGGGAACCTGACCATTATCTTCCTCACCGTCATAGATTGCCATCTTAGAACAGCCATGTACTTTTTTCTCCAAAATTTCTCTTTCCTAGAAATCTCATTCACAACTGCTTGTATTCCCAGATTTTTGTACAACATATCAACTGGTGACAAAATCATTACCTATGAGGCTTGTGCTGTTCAAATATTCTTTACTTATCTTTTTGGTATAACAGAATTTTTTCTTCTAGCCAGTATGTCCTTTGaccgctatgtggccatctgcaAACCCTTGCATTATATGACCATCATGAATAACAGAGTCTGCAACAGACTTATCATCAGCTGTTGGATGGTTGGTTTGTTAATCATAATCCCGCCACTTAGCCTGGGCCTCGATCTGGAATTCTGTGACTCTAACGTCATTGATCACTTTTTTTGTGATGCCACTCCTCTGCTAAAGATTTCATGCTCAGACACCTGGTTCATAGAGCGAATGATTTTAGTGTGCGCTGTGTTGACTTTTATCATGACCCTTTTATGTGTTGTTCTGTCCTACATTTATATCATGATGACAATTCTAAGACTCTCTTCTGCTCAGCAAAAGACAAAGGCCTTTTCTACCTGTTCTTCCCACATGATTGTGGTTTCCATCACCTATGGCAGCTGCATCTTCATTTATATCAAACCTTCAGCAAAGGAAGAGGTGGCTCTTAACAAAGGAGTTTCCCTGCTCATTTCTTCTATTTCACCTATGTTGAACCCATTCATTTATACCCTAAGAAACAAGCAGGTGAAGAAAGCCTTGAATGACTCAATCAAAAGGATTgcattcttcttaaagaaa
- the LOC129149715 gene encoding olfactory receptor 6C2-like has translation MKNKTTLTTFILLGLTDDTPLKTLLSIFLFLSYMLSLSGNLTIITLTLIDSHLKTPMYLFLQNFSFLEISFTTACVPRFLYSTLSGDKSITYNACASQLLFTDLFAVTEFFLLAAMSYDRYVAICKPLHYTTIMNSRVCKNIIFSCWVAALIIILPPLSLGLGLEFCDSNVIDHFLCDASPLLKISCSDTWLIEQMVVVCAVLTFIMTLICVVLSYIYIIRTILRFPSAQQRKKAFSTCSSHMIVVSITYGSCIFIYVKPSAKDEVAINKGVSLLITSISPMLNPFIYTLRNKQVKQAFHDSIKKMAFLLKMQRKKESVNPIKRKDK, from the coding sequence atgaaaaacaaaactacacTAACAACCTTCATCTTGCTGGGACTGACCGATGACACTCCACTGAAAACATTgctatctatctttctatttctttcctacATGTTGAGTCTATCTGGAAACCTAACCATCATCACCCTCACTCTGATTGATTCCCACCTAAAAACACCTATGTATCTGTTCCTTCAAAATTTCTCCTTCTTAGAAATTTCATTTACAACTGCCTGTGTTCCCAGATTCCTATATAGCACATTGTCTGGGGACAAGTCCATTACCTATAATGCTTGTGCCAGTCAACTCTTGTTTACAGACCTCTTTGCAGTAACGGAATTTTTTCTTCTGGCTGCCATGTCCTATGATCGCTACGTGGCCATCTGCAAACCCCTGCATTACACCACCATCATGAACAGCAGAGTCTGCAAGAACATCATTTTCTCCTGTTGGGTAGCAGCACTGATCATCATTCTCCCACCACTCAGTCTGGGTTTGGGCCTGGAATTCTGCGATTCGAACGTCATTGATCATTTTCTCTGTGATGCATCTCCTCTCCTGAAGATCTCTTGCTCAGACACCTGGTTGATAGAACAGATGGTTGTCGTGTGTGCCGTGTTGACATTCATCATGACCCTCATATGTGTGGTTCTTTCCTACATTTATATCATCAGGACTATTCTAAGGTTTCCCTCTGCCCAGCAAAGGAAAAAGGCCTTTTCCACGTGTTCTTCCCACATGATTGTGGTTTCCATTACTTATGGAAGCTGCATCTTCATTTATGTCAAACCTTCAGCCAAGGACGAGGTAGCTATAAATAAAGGTGTTTCACTCCTTATTACTTCCATTTCACCCATGTTGAACCCCTTTATTTACACACTGAGAAACAAGCAAGTAAAACAAGCTTTCCATGACTCAATTAAAAAGATGGCATTCCTCTTAAAGATGCAGAGGAAAAAGGAGTCAGTGAATCCAATTAAAAGGAAGGATAAATAG